The Rattus rattus isolate New Zealand chromosome X, Rrattus_CSIRO_v1, whole genome shotgun sequence genome has a window encoding:
- the LOC116887910 gene encoding 40S ribosomal protein S19-like, whose translation MTLSGTCSGLEVLDSIPAKPLAKHKNFDLLDENWFYTGAASTARRLYLHGGAGIGSLTKIYGGLQRNGVKPSHFSRAVECGCWVLKPLEGTKMEKDKMRHCWLTPQEQNMGQIARLRGSCQQKH comes from the exons ATGACGCTCTCCGGCACTTGTTCAGGACTTGAAGTCCTAGATTCAATCCCAG CCAAGCCCCTGGCCAAACATAAAAACTTTGACCTGTTAGATGAGAACTGGTTCTACACAGGAGCTGCTTCCACAGCACGGCGCCTGTATCTCCATGGTGGTGCGGGGATTGGTTCTCTGACCAAGATCTACGGAGGACTGCAGAGAAATGGTGTCAAGCCCAGCCACTTCAGCAGGGCTGTAGAGTGTGGCTGCTGGGTCCTCAAGCCCTTGGAGGgcacaaaaatggaaaaggacaAGATGAGGCACTGCTGGCTGACACCGCAAGAACAGAATATGGGACAGATTGCCAGACTACGTGGCAGCTGCCAACAAAAGCATTAG